Below is a genomic region from Bacillus carboniphilus.
GTGTTTTTGTCATATAAGGACCTCCAAAGATAAAAGGTAGCATACGCCTGCCAGCCTTCCCAATTTACTGCATATTCTTTTACTTCTTCTATGGTTGGTTTCCTCTCAAGACCTATGAAATTCTTTAATGCATTATGTAGGCCGACATCGGAAACTGGAAAGGCAGAGGGAATGTGCAGGCATTTCATCATCACATAATCTGCAGTCCATGGTCCGATACCTCTCATCATCAGTAGTGATTGATGTATTTTTATAAAATCTTTATTTTGAAGCAATATCTCTTTTGATAATTCTCCCTTTGCCATAGCTTTAGCGATGCCAATGATGTATTCAGCCTTCCTGCTGGTAAATTGAAGGTTCCTTAAATCATCCACACTTAATGAAGCAATTTTTTCATATGAGGGGAATAGCCAGAACGTTTCTCCTTCGAAAGTTAGACTTTCGCCAAATTGTTCGACGAAGCGCTTCTTTAATGTGTAGGCAAATGTTAAATTGATTTGCTGTCCCATAATGGCCCACACTAACGCCTCAAATAAATCTGGAATACACATAATACGTAGCCCATAATATTTATGGGCAAGATTCTTCAAAACTTGATCCTGATTAGCGACTTCATAAAAAGCCTCTAAATCCTGATCCAAATCAAACCATTCCCAAATATACTCTACTGCTTTTTGGCGAAAGTAAATAGATGGTTTGCCCACTGGGAATTCAACTCTAATGACATGATGGGTGAATCCAATCTGACATAATATCAAAGACTCTTCAATTTTTATGAGTTTATAAACAGACCCCTCTTGAATTTTATGAAGCACTTCCAAGCTAGACCTGTCTAAAAAGATTAGACACTCTTCAAAATTAAATTCCTTGGCCAGTGTGCCTGACCCCCGGTACGTTAATCCGTTAACGTGCCGGGGGTCAGGCACCATATTCAAGGTGTAGAATGATTTAAGAAAGAAATGATATNATTTCCGACTGTTACGGTTCTATTAACTAAATCAGGAGAGTTAGATAATTGTTGTTTAATACTTTCAACATCAATTTGCTTAGCCTGTTTTTTAAAAAAATTCACATAAATCTCCCTTATACTCCAAATTTAACCTTTAATATTTTTCACAATATAAAATTTCTTATACACATAACTTTCCTTGTATATTTTTTAATTCTAAGAAGAAAATACATGTGAAAAAAAAAAAAACAAGGAGTGATTTGTATGTCATTAACACCGTATGATCCATTTAGACAACTAGCAAATATGAGAAGAAATTTTGACCGTTTTTTCTCTGACTTCCCT
It encodes:
- a CDS encoding DNA-3-methyladenine glycosylase, whose amino-acid sequence is MVPDPRHVNGLTYRGSGTLAKEFNFEECLIFLDRSSLEVLHKIQEGSVYKLIKIEESLILCQIGFTHHVIRVEFPVGKPSIYFRQKAVEYIWEWFDLDQDLEAFYEVANQDQVLKNLAHKYYGLRIMCIPDLFEALVWAIMGQQINLTFAYTLKKRFVEQFGESLTFEGETFWLFPSYEKIASLSVDDLRNLQFTSRKAEYIIGIAKAMAKGELSKEILLQNKDFIKIHQSLLMMRGIGPWTADYVMMKCLHIPSAFPVSDVGLHNALKNFIGLERKPTIEEVKEYAVNWEGWQAYATFYLWRSLYDKNT